In the genome of Solibacillus silvestris, one region contains:
- a CDS encoding molecular chaperone, producing MSKLSRLIEQVEMAQTLLSLQMEREQLRMKVEHLTNLLSVYQKVSLAETKSQVKNACSHISSTNDENLIHLRTNIL from the coding sequence ATGTCGAAATTATCACGCTTAATCGAACAAGTTGAAATGGCACAAACATTATTATCTTTGCAAATGGAACGCGAGCAATTAAGAATGAAAGTGGAGCATTTAACCAATCTACTCTCAGTTTATCAAAAAGTTAGCTTAGCAGAAACAAAGAGTCAAGTAAAGAATGCCTGTTCGCATATAAGTAGTACAAACGATGAGAATTTGATACACTTAAGAACAAATATACTTTAG
- a CDS encoding ATP-dependent helicase yields MLSKKRTISQLVDEWQYDGEMKQNIVAMHTIDEKQAQYADFPPNLHPSIIKALHGRGIEQLYIHQRQAFDYAQQLKHFTAITPTASGKSYCYHLPVLQQILEDRSSRAIYLFPTKALAQDQKSDLNELIELMDEDILSYTYDGDTAPGIRQKIRKAGHIVMTNPDMLHSGILPHHTKWVSLFENLKYIVIDELHTYKGVFGSHVAHVIRRLQRICEFYGSNPIFICTSATIKNPKELAESLTNSKHELIEQSGAPVGKKTFVFYNPPIVHPTFGVRRSAVLEVRDISKRLFEAGIQTIIFAKSRVRVEMLVTYLKTLTAKKIMDESIQGYRGGYLPSERREIEKGLRTGSIQMVVSTNALELGVDIGQLQACIMTGYPGNIASAWQQAGRAGRRQDEALIVYVAQSTALDQYVVQNPSYLLGSSPEEARINPENLLILMEHLKCAAFELPFSMEDTYGEYEVQELLAYLEEEGVLVRTSTKWHWMSDRFPAHEISLRSAAQENVVIIDISTPANTKVIGEMDTYSAMTLLHEEAIYLHQGIQFQVEKLDWEEKKAFVREVDVDYFTDANLAVELKVLSEDKSAPFKNSTVSYGDVSILAIPTIFKKIRFNTHDNIGSGPISIPPMEMHTNATWMSFDLPANWTEEQLTDALTGAAYAMGSFIPLFIHCDRSDVSVVPQVKAIHNEKPTLFIYDSYPGGIGLSERVYDVLLSLLERTAQHVENCPCQQGCPSCIGAQDSLGENKKQVMKVLNILINEMM; encoded by the coding sequence GTGCTTAGTAAGAAAAGAACCATTTCGCAGCTTGTCGACGAGTGGCAATATGACGGGGAAATGAAGCAAAATATTGTCGCCATGCATACGATCGATGAAAAACAGGCCCAGTATGCAGACTTTCCGCCCAATCTACACCCATCGATTATTAAAGCATTGCATGGGCGCGGCATTGAGCAGCTTTATATCCATCAGCGTCAAGCATTCGACTACGCACAACAGCTAAAGCATTTTACTGCGATTACACCGACTGCTTCGGGGAAATCGTATTGCTACCATTTGCCGGTTTTACAGCAAATTTTAGAAGATCGCTCAAGTCGCGCCATTTATTTGTTTCCTACTAAGGCGCTTGCACAGGATCAGAAATCAGATCTTAATGAACTGATTGAACTGATGGATGAGGATATATTAAGTTACACATATGATGGAGATACAGCACCAGGCATTCGCCAAAAAATTCGAAAAGCCGGTCATATCGTCATGACAAATCCGGATATGCTGCATTCAGGCATTTTACCGCACCATACGAAATGGGTATCCCTTTTTGAAAACTTAAAGTATATCGTCATTGATGAGCTGCATACGTATAAAGGCGTGTTCGGTTCACATGTCGCGCATGTTATAAGAAGACTTCAGCGTATTTGCGAATTTTATGGAAGCAATCCGATTTTTATTTGTACGAGTGCCACGATCAAAAACCCTAAAGAATTAGCAGAAAGCCTGACAAATAGTAAGCATGAGCTAATCGAGCAGTCAGGTGCACCTGTAGGAAAGAAAACATTTGTTTTTTACAACCCGCCGATCGTCCATCCGACATTTGGCGTTAGACGCAGTGCCGTGCTCGAAGTACGCGATATTTCAAAGCGCTTGTTTGAAGCGGGTATTCAAACGATTATTTTTGCAAAGTCAAGAGTTCGTGTGGAAATGCTCGTTACGTATTTAAAAACATTAACAGCAAAGAAAATTATGGATGAATCCATTCAAGGCTATCGTGGCGGTTATTTACCGAGTGAACGGCGAGAAATCGAGAAAGGCTTGCGGACTGGGTCGATTCAAATGGTGGTCAGTACGAATGCACTTGAATTGGGTGTCGATATCGGCCAATTACAGGCATGTATTATGACCGGTTACCCCGGGAATATTGCGAGTGCCTGGCAGCAAGCGGGTAGGGCAGGAAGACGTCAAGATGAGGCGCTCATTGTGTATGTTGCGCAATCGACGGCATTGGACCAATATGTTGTCCAAAATCCTAGCTATCTATTAGGAAGTTCACCAGAAGAAGCACGTATTAACCCGGAAAACCTGTTGATTTTAATGGAGCATTTAAAATGTGCTGCGTTTGAACTGCCATTCTCGATGGAAGATACGTACGGAGAATATGAAGTTCAGGAACTATTAGCCTATTTAGAAGAAGAAGGCGTGCTTGTGCGTACGAGTACGAAATGGCATTGGATGAGCGACCGTTTCCCGGCTCATGAAATTTCGTTGCGATCTGCGGCACAGGAAAATGTCGTCATTATCGATATTTCAACACCTGCCAATACGAAAGTAATCGGGGAAATGGATACGTACAGTGCGATGACTCTTTTACATGAAGAAGCCATCTATTTGCACCAGGGGATTCAGTTCCAAGTTGAAAAGCTGGATTGGGAAGAGAAAAAGGCATTCGTTCGTGAAGTGGATGTCGACTATTTTACAGATGCGAATTTGGCTGTCGAGCTGAAAGTGCTGAGTGAAGATAAATCGGCACCATTTAAAAACTCGACAGTAAGTTACGGAGATGTAAGTATTCTGGCCATTCCTACTATATTTAAGAAAATCCGTTTTAATACACATGATAATATCGGATCCGGTCCGATTTCGATTCCTCCGATGGAAATGCATACAAATGCGACATGGATGAGCTTTGACTTACCGGCCAATTGGACAGAAGAGCAGCTGACCGATGCACTGACAGGGGCTGCCTATGCAATGGGGAGCTTTATCCCTCTATTTATCCATTGTGACCGGTCGGATGTGTCGGTTGTCCCGCAGGTAAAAGCGATTCATAATGAAAAGCCGACATTGTTTATTTATGACAGTTATCCCGGTGGAATCGGCTTGAGTGAACGTGTATACGATGTATTGCTGTCGCTGCTTGAAAGAACAGCGCAGCATGTGGAGAACTGTCCGTGCCAGCAAGGTTGTCCTTCATGCATTGGTGCGCAGGATAGTTTAGGTGAAAACAAAAAACAAGTAATGAAAGTGCTAAATATTTTAATAAACGAAATGATGTGA
- a CDS encoding exonuclease codes for MSYENKLLQMKKLLGKKTEQKKEKPKFIKPEPPLYSEQWQQAGLERVENEFGMLFKREVHYPFDYQHGDYKLGEFFHSLKRWKFEAEDHPFAISGNETIVFFDTETTGLKGAGTHIFLLGFLEADDEGFTLTQYVLADPSNEAALLFESKLWQRNVTIVSYNGKSFDWPQLQVRWTLNQQFLPPLKSQRQIDLLHSTKRLWKDDLSRMKLTQVEQDKLGFYRKGDIPGHLAPIIYFDAVKSGNAETLMKVLLHNEWDLLSLITLYIHSTNLLFDDISTESATTYTNIGKWFGDLKKRQTSTEILQAVTAHFETKDTGYAHFYLAYELKRIGETDLAIQSFQTALPAIPVRKQLLAYEQLAILYEHKVKDYEQAYNYTKIGNNLLPDIPFQKETHLQNQQKNWQKRLSRLANKRNKNFFDK; via the coding sequence ATGTCGTATGAAAATAAACTATTGCAAATGAAAAAACTGCTTGGTAAAAAAACGGAGCAAAAAAAAGAAAAGCCAAAATTCATAAAACCTGAACCGCCTTTATATAGCGAGCAATGGCAACAGGCAGGGCTTGAACGGGTAGAAAATGAATTTGGTATGCTTTTTAAACGGGAAGTGCATTATCCTTTCGATTATCAGCACGGTGATTACAAGCTCGGGGAATTTTTTCATTCCTTAAAACGCTGGAAGTTCGAAGCCGAAGATCATCCGTTCGCCATAAGCGGTAATGAAACGATAGTGTTTTTTGATACAGAAACAACCGGTTTAAAAGGTGCGGGTACCCACATATTTCTGCTCGGTTTTTTGGAGGCGGATGATGAAGGTTTTACGCTAACACAGTATGTATTGGCGGATCCTTCGAATGAAGCGGCACTTCTTTTTGAATCAAAGCTATGGCAACGAAATGTTACGATTGTTTCCTATAACGGAAAAAGCTTCGACTGGCCGCAGCTTCAAGTGCGCTGGACGTTGAATCAGCAATTTTTACCGCCTTTGAAATCACAGCGGCAAATTGATTTGCTGCATAGTACGAAACGCCTTTGGAAAGATGATTTATCGCGTATGAAGCTTACCCAAGTGGAACAGGACAAGCTCGGCTTTTACCGAAAAGGAGATATACCAGGTCATTTAGCACCGATAATTTATTTTGATGCGGTAAAAAGCGGGAATGCGGAAACGTTAATGAAAGTACTGTTGCATAATGAATGGGATTTACTGTCGCTGATCACTTTGTATATTCATTCAACGAATTTATTGTTCGATGATATATCAACAGAATCGGCGACAACGTATACGAATATCGGAAAATGGTTTGGCGATTTAAAAAAGCGGCAAACTAGTACGGAAATACTTCAGGCAGTGACGGCACATTTCGAAACAAAAGATACCGGTTATGCGCATTTTTATTTAGCGTATGAACTGAAGCGCATTGGAGAAACAGATCTGGCAATCCAATCGTTTCAAACAGCTCTTCCGGCAATCCCGGTCAGAAAACAGTTGCTGGCATACGAACAGCTAGCCATTCTATATGAACATAAAGTAAAGGACTACGAACAGGCATACAATTATACAAAAATAGGGAATAATCTACTTCCTGATATCCCGTTTCAAAAAGAAACCCATCTTCAAAATCAGCAAAAGAATTGGCAGAAAAGGCTTAGTCGTTTGGCCAATAAAAGAAATAAAAATTTTTTCGACAAATAA